One Ahaetulla prasina isolate Xishuangbanna chromosome 10, ASM2864084v1, whole genome shotgun sequence genomic region harbors:
- the NOVA2 gene encoding RNA-binding protein Nova-2 isoform X5, translating into MAVEMRKAEGQAGLTARPGEDGEYFLKVLIPSYAAGSIIGKGGQTIVQLQKETGATIKLSKSKDFYPGTTERVCLVQGTAEALNAVHNFIAEKVREIPQSVVKPESVNILQPQTTMNPDRAKQAKVIVPNSTAGLIIGKGGATVKAIMEQSGAWVQLSQKPEGINLQERVVTISGEPEQIHKAVDIIVQKIQEDPQSSSCLNISYANITGPVANSNPTGSPYANSTDVLPAAAAAATASGLLGHTSLASVGAFPAALPGFSGSDLLAISTALNTLASYGYNTNSLGLGLNSAAASGVLAAVAAGANPAAAAAANLLASYANEASTSTTAPAGAVGAFTLGSLAAATGAANGYLGTASPLMASSFLATEKLVESAKDMVEIAVPENLVGAILGKGGKTLVEYQELTGARIQISKKGEFIPGTRNRKVTITGTPAATQAAQYLISQRVTYEQGVRATNPQKVG; encoded by the exons AAGATGGCGAGTACTTCCTTAAGGTCCTGATTCCCAGCTATGCTGCCGGATCCATCATCGGCAAAGGGGGCCAGACCATCGTCCAATTGCAGAAGGAAACGGGAGCCACCATTAAGCTCTCCAAATCCAAGGATTTCTATCCAG GGACCACGGAGCGGGTATGCCTGGTGCAAGGCACCGCTGAAGCCCTCAACGCCGTCCACAACTTCATTGCCGAGAAGGTTCGAGAAATCCCGCAGTCGGTGGTGAAACCCGAGTCTGTCAATATCCTGCAGCCACAAACCACCATGAACCCCGATCGGGCCAAGCAG GCCAAAGTGATCGTCCCAAACAGCACAGCCGGGCTGATTATCGGCAAAGGCGGTGCCACCGTCAAAGCCATCATGGAACAGTCCGGCGCTTGGGTTCAGCTGAGCCAGAAACCCGAAGGCATCAACCTCCAAGAACGCGTGGTGACCATCAGCGGTGAACCCGAGCAGATCCACAAGGCCGTCGACATCATCGTCCAGAAGATCCAGGAGGATCCGCAGAGCAGCAGCTGCCTCAACATCAGCTACGCCAACATTACTGGCCCGGTGGCCAACTCTAACCCAACCGGATCACCCTACGCCAACTCTACAGACGTTCTACCCGcggccgctgccgccgccaccgctTCAGGCTTGTTGGGCCACACCAGCCTGGCCAGTGTTGGCGCCTTCCCAGCTGCCCTGCCGGGCTTTTCTGGCAGCGACCTCTTGGCCATCAGCACAGCGCTCAACACCTTAGCAAGTTATGGATACAACACCAATTCTTTGGGGCTCGGCCTCAATTCAGCCGCCGCTTCCGGAGTCCTGGCCGCGGTGGCCGCCGGAGCTAACCCAGCGGCTGCGGCTGCCGCTAACCTCTTAGCTTCGTACGCCAACGAAGCTTCTACGAGTACCACGGCCCCAGCCGGTGCAGTTGGCGCCTTCACCTTGGGCTCTTTAGCGGCGGCCACTGGGGCAGCCAATGGCTACTTAGGGACCGCCTCCCCGTTGATGGCCAGCTCCTTCCTAGCCACCGAGAAGCTAGTGGAAAGCGCTAAAGATATGGTGGAGATTGCAGTGCCGGAAAACCTAGTAGGTGCCATTTTGGGCAAAGGCGGGAAGACGTTGGTCGAGTATCAGGAGCTGACAGGGGCCCGCATCCAGATTTCCAAAAAGGGGGAATTTATTCCAGGTACCAGGAACCGTAAAGTCACCATCACCGGCACGCCAGCCGCCACCCAAGCCGCGCAATATCTCATCAGCCAGCGAGTAACGTACGAGCAAGGAGTCCGGGCCACCAACCCACAGAAAGTGGGATAA
- the NOVA2 gene encoding RNA-binding protein Nova-2 isoform X4, which translates to MDSDPPDSRKRPLETPTEAISTKRSNTGEDGEYFLKVLIPSYAAGSIIGKGGQTIVQLQKETGATIKLSKSKDFYPGTTERVCLVQGTAEALNAVHNFIAEKVREIPQSVVKPESVNILQPQTTMNPDRAKQAKVIVPNSTAGLIIGKGGATVKAIMEQSGAWVQLSQKPEGINLQERVVTISGEPEQIHKAVDIIVQKIQEDPQSSSCLNISYANITGPVANSNPTGSPYANSTDVLPAAAAAATASGLLGHTSLASVGAFPAALPGFSGSDLLAISTALNTLASYGYNTNSLGLGLNSAAASGVLAAVAAGANPAAAAAANLLASYANEASTSTTAPAGAVGAFTLGSLAAATGAANGYLGTASPLMASSFLATEKLVESAKDMVEIAVPENLVGAILGKGGKTLVEYQELTGARIQISKKGEFIPGTRNRKVTITGTPAATQAAQYLISQRVTYEQGVRATNPQKVG; encoded by the exons AAGATGGCGAGTACTTCCTTAAGGTCCTGATTCCCAGCTATGCTGCCGGATCCATCATCGGCAAAGGGGGCCAGACCATCGTCCAATTGCAGAAGGAAACGGGAGCCACCATTAAGCTCTCCAAATCCAAGGATTTCTATCCAG GGACCACGGAGCGGGTATGCCTGGTGCAAGGCACCGCTGAAGCCCTCAACGCCGTCCACAACTTCATTGCCGAGAAGGTTCGAGAAATCCCGCAGTCGGTGGTGAAACCCGAGTCTGTCAATATCCTGCAGCCACAAACCACCATGAACCCCGATCGGGCCAAGCAG GCCAAAGTGATCGTCCCAAACAGCACAGCCGGGCTGATTATCGGCAAAGGCGGTGCCACCGTCAAAGCCATCATGGAACAGTCCGGCGCTTGGGTTCAGCTGAGCCAGAAACCCGAAGGCATCAACCTCCAAGAACGCGTGGTGACCATCAGCGGTGAACCCGAGCAGATCCACAAGGCCGTCGACATCATCGTCCAGAAGATCCAGGAGGATCCGCAGAGCAGCAGCTGCCTCAACATCAGCTACGCCAACATTACTGGCCCGGTGGCCAACTCTAACCCAACCGGATCACCCTACGCCAACTCTACAGACGTTCTACCCGcggccgctgccgccgccaccgctTCAGGCTTGTTGGGCCACACCAGCCTGGCCAGTGTTGGCGCCTTCCCAGCTGCCCTGCCGGGCTTTTCTGGCAGCGACCTCTTGGCCATCAGCACAGCGCTCAACACCTTAGCAAGTTATGGATACAACACCAATTCTTTGGGGCTCGGCCTCAATTCAGCCGCCGCTTCCGGAGTCCTGGCCGCGGTGGCCGCCGGAGCTAACCCAGCGGCTGCGGCTGCCGCTAACCTCTTAGCTTCGTACGCCAACGAAGCTTCTACGAGTACCACGGCCCCAGCCGGTGCAGTTGGCGCCTTCACCTTGGGCTCTTTAGCGGCGGCCACTGGGGCAGCCAATGGCTACTTAGGGACCGCCTCCCCGTTGATGGCCAGCTCCTTCCTAGCCACCGAGAAGCTAGTGGAAAGCGCTAAAGATATGGTGGAGATTGCAGTGCCGGAAAACCTAGTAGGTGCCATTTTGGGCAAAGGCGGGAAGACGTTGGTCGAGTATCAGGAGCTGACAGGGGCCCGCATCCAGATTTCCAAAAAGGGGGAATTTATTCCAGGTACCAGGAACCGTAAAGTCACCATCACCGGCACGCCAGCCGCCACCCAAGCCGCGCAATATCTCATCAGCCAGCGAGTAACGTACGAGCAAGGAGTCCGGGCCACCAACCCACAGAAAGTGGGATAA